The proteins below are encoded in one region of Micromonospora sp. DSM 45708:
- a CDS encoding DUF4442 domain-containing protein: MSIDSRQVAAGLLAAVPFARTLNIEIVEVAPEADGGVRAVVRLPDDPAHHNHVGGPHAGAMFTLGETASGAVVLAAFGQVLDRAVPLAVTATIDYRKVAMGPVLATARLGRPPADVLAELDAGQRPEFGVQVEIGTEDGTVTSALTVTWTLRPNR; this comes from the coding sequence ATGTCCATCGACTCTCGGCAGGTGGCGGCCGGTCTCCTCGCAGCGGTGCCATTCGCCCGTACGCTCAATATCGAGATCGTCGAGGTGGCGCCCGAGGCCGACGGCGGGGTCCGCGCCGTGGTGCGGCTCCCCGACGACCCGGCGCACCACAACCACGTGGGCGGCCCGCACGCCGGCGCCATGTTCACGCTCGGGGAGACCGCCTCCGGCGCGGTGGTGCTGGCCGCGTTCGGGCAGGTGCTCGACCGGGCCGTACCGCTGGCCGTGACCGCGACCATCGACTACCGCAAGGTGGCGATGGGCCCGGTGCTGGCGACGGCTCGGCTCGGCCGCCCGCCCGCCGACGTGCTGGCCGAGCTGGACGCCGGGCAGCGGCCCGAGTTCGGCGTCCAGGTGGAGATCGGCACCGAGGACGGCACCGTCACCTCGGCGCTCACCGTGACGTGGACGCTACGCCCGAACCGCTGA
- a CDS encoding ABC transporter permease, whose protein sequence is MSPVTELSAPTNRRDDLGYAGGVRGLLWLTWRQHRWTLIGTLVLAAVLVGWMTYLSVELTSLWHQCHEAFCPDNSPQSERLAGSSPLVLTMAALLRVVQWMPLLIGVFVGVPVLTREHEQRTLLLAWSQDVSPQRWLWTRLALLGLFVAAVTTAVGGVSDHLERTRALVGPVSLFEYEPFLNTAMLPAVISLCWFAIGVALGAALRRTLPAAFGVIVGFVGLTYFVQWRYPTLMTPLSARRTIGGPNIDVLRDNALVVSGGMIDYGVDGPSGAYDASGRELTGVELQRLCPPDNGSGRTLVCFAENHLEQHLLYQPGSRITDFHLIVSGGYLGLTAVALLIVWWIVRRTDLRAG, encoded by the coding sequence ATGAGCCCGGTCACCGAACTGTCCGCCCCCACGAACCGTCGGGACGACCTCGGGTACGCCGGGGGCGTACGCGGTCTGCTGTGGCTGACCTGGCGTCAGCACCGGTGGACCCTGATCGGCACGCTGGTCCTGGCCGCGGTGCTGGTGGGCTGGATGACCTATCTGTCCGTGGAGCTGACGAGCCTGTGGCACCAGTGTCACGAGGCGTTCTGCCCGGACAACTCCCCCCAGTCCGAGCGGCTCGCCGGGTCCTCGCCCCTGGTCCTGACCATGGCCGCCCTGTTGCGGGTGGTGCAGTGGATGCCGCTGCTGATCGGCGTGTTCGTCGGCGTGCCGGTGCTGACCAGGGAACACGAGCAGCGCACCCTGCTGCTGGCCTGGAGCCAGGACGTCTCCCCGCAACGGTGGCTGTGGACCAGGCTGGCCCTGCTCGGCCTGTTCGTGGCCGCCGTGACCACGGCCGTCGGCGGGGTCAGCGACCATCTGGAGCGGACCCGGGCCCTGGTCGGCCCGGTCAGCCTGTTCGAGTACGAGCCGTTCCTGAACACCGCGATGCTGCCGGCCGTGATCAGCCTCTGCTGGTTCGCGATCGGTGTGGCACTCGGCGCCGCGCTCAGACGCACGCTCCCCGCCGCGTTCGGTGTGATCGTGGGCTTCGTCGGCCTGACCTACTTCGTCCAGTGGCGCTATCCCACGCTGATGACGCCGTTGTCCGCGCGCCGCACCATCGGCGGGCCGAACATCGACGTGCTCCGCGACAACGCCCTGGTCGTCAGCGGCGGCATGATCGACTACGGGGTCGACGGGCCGTCCGGCGCGTACGACGCCTCCGGGCGCGAGCTGACCGGCGTCGAGCTGCAACGCCTCTGCCCGCCCGACAACGGCAGCGGTCGGACGCTCGTCTGCTTCGCAGAGAACCACCTCGAACAGCACCTGCTCTATCAGCCGGGCAGCCGGATCACCGACTTCCACCTGATCGTCTCCGGCGGCTACCTGGGCCTGACCGCGGTGGCGCTGCTGATCGTCTGGTGGATCGTCCGCCGTACCGACCTCCGCGCGGGCTGA
- a CDS encoding ABC transporter ATP-binding protein — translation MSGQPVAVEARGLSRRYGSVWALRECAFQLPANRIVALVGANGAGKSTLLSIIAGTLAATSGTLLVHGRPVTRGGSTDGGSRVAILAQDKPLYRDFTVSEMLRFGRSTNRLWDQRRALSWLRRFDIPLDRRCGRLSGGQRAQVALAVALGSRPTVLLLDEPLANLDPVARTEVTGELMAEAADTDMTIMLSTHIIAELSGVGDYLLLLDAGRPVLTGDVEELLDSHVRLTGPRADQPPGAGAVVQAQHTERQSTFVVRQPASPTAHAVVAPGWTAQPITLDELILTYLRASSRAPHEREAAA, via the coding sequence GTGAGCGGGCAACCCGTCGCCGTCGAGGCACGCGGGCTGAGCCGGCGCTACGGCAGCGTGTGGGCGCTGCGGGAGTGCGCCTTCCAGTTGCCCGCGAACCGCATCGTCGCGTTGGTCGGTGCGAACGGCGCGGGCAAGTCGACGCTGCTGAGCATCATCGCCGGCACGCTGGCGGCCACCAGCGGCACGCTGCTGGTGCACGGCCGGCCGGTGACCCGGGGCGGTTCCACCGACGGCGGGAGCAGGGTCGCGATCCTGGCCCAGGACAAGCCGCTCTACCGCGACTTCACCGTGTCGGAGATGCTCCGCTTCGGCCGGTCGACGAACCGCCTGTGGGACCAGCGGCGGGCGCTGTCGTGGCTGAGGCGCTTCGACATCCCGCTGGACCGTCGTTGCGGCAGGCTGTCCGGCGGGCAGCGGGCCCAGGTCGCGCTGGCGGTCGCGCTGGGCTCCCGCCCGACGGTGCTGCTGCTGGACGAACCCCTCGCGAACCTGGACCCGGTGGCCCGCACCGAGGTCACCGGTGAACTCATGGCGGAGGCCGCCGACACCGACATGACCATCATGCTGTCGACTCACATCATCGCCGAGCTCAGTGGCGTCGGTGATTATCTGCTGCTGCTCGACGCGGGTCGACCCGTGCTCACCGGCGACGTCGAGGAGTTGCTCGACAGCCATGTCCGGCTGACCGGCCCGCGTGCCGACCAACCGCCCGGCGCGGGCGCGGTCGTCCAGGCGCAGCACACCGAGCGTCAGTCCACCTTCGTCGTCCGGCAGCCGGCGTCACCGACGGCGCACGCCGTCGTGGCGCCGGGCTGGACCGCCCAGCCCATCACCCTGGACGAGCTGATCCTGACCTATCTCAGGGCGTCGTCCAGGGCACCGCACGAGCGGGAGGCAGCCGCATGA
- a CDS encoding GntR family transcriptional regulator, giving the protein MINFHVDRSSSVPAYAQLVRQVREGLRIGTLQPGDQLPTVRSVVTACTVNPTTVLKAYRELELSGLVEARQGAGTFVSGTLGSTDPHVMARLRSSLARWLGQAREAGLEDEDVQALLASVIVENSTRQKREGAA; this is encoded by the coding sequence GTGATCAACTTTCATGTCGACCGGTCCAGCAGCGTCCCGGCCTACGCCCAACTGGTGCGACAGGTCCGCGAAGGGCTGCGGATCGGGACGCTGCAACCCGGGGACCAGCTCCCCACCGTGCGCAGCGTGGTGACCGCGTGCACGGTCAACCCGACCACGGTGCTCAAGGCCTACCGGGAGCTGGAGCTGTCCGGTCTGGTGGAGGCCCGGCAGGGGGCGGGCACCTTCGTCAGCGGGACGCTCGGCTCCACCGACCCCCATGTGATGGCCCGCCTGCGGAGCAGCCTCGCACGGTGGCTCGGCCAGGCCCGGGAGGCCGGTCTGGAGGACGAGGACGTCCAGGCGCTGCTCGCCTCGGTGATCGTGGAGAACTCCACGCGCCAGAAGCGGGAGGGTGCCGCGTGA
- a CDS encoding AAA family ATPase — protein MTRRPTLYLTVGLPCTGKTTAARRIERERQALRLTKDEWVKALYGPENPSSAQDVIEGRLIQIGLRALELGTNVVLDFGLWSRDERSALRQAVADLGATVEPHYFALTTAEQRRRRDQRQAEAPHTTWPMTDEELAGWAATIEIPTPGELDGSEPVDAPPAGFASWDEWRTRRWPPSIP, from the coding sequence ATGACGAGGCGACCGACGCTGTACCTGACCGTGGGGCTCCCCTGCACCGGCAAGACCACCGCCGCTCGGCGCATCGAACGGGAGCGGCAGGCGCTTCGTCTCACCAAGGACGAGTGGGTCAAGGCCCTCTACGGGCCCGAGAACCCGTCGTCGGCTCAGGACGTGATCGAGGGACGCCTCATCCAGATCGGCCTGCGCGCGCTCGAACTCGGCACCAACGTCGTGCTCGACTTCGGCCTCTGGAGTCGGGACGAGCGCTCCGCGCTGCGGCAGGCCGTGGCGGACCTCGGCGCGACGGTGGAGCCGCACTACTTCGCACTCACTACTGCCGAACAGCGCCGGCGACGCGATCAGCGGCAGGCCGAGGCGCCGCACACGACGTGGCCCATGACCGACGAGGAACTCGCCGGGTGGGCCGCCACCATCGAGATCCCCACACCTGGCGAACTCGACGGCAGCGAACCCGTCGACGCCCCACCGGCCGGATTCGCGAGCTGGGACGAGTGGCGTACGCGTCGCTGGCCGCCGTCGATCCCCTGA
- a CDS encoding DUF397 domain-containing protein: MELTGATWRTSTRSSGNSGNCVEVADNLPGVVGVRDSKDRQGPALRFTPASWAAFVAHTKRA, from the coding sequence ATGGAGCTGACCGGCGCGACCTGGCGCACGAGCACCCGCAGCAGCGGCAATTCCGGCAACTGCGTCGAGGTGGCGGACAATCTGCCCGGCGTGGTCGGGGTCCGTGACAGCAAGGACCGGCAGGGGCCGGCGCTGAGGTTCACACCGGCGAGCTGGGCGGCGTTCGTCGCCCACACCAAGCGCGCCTGA
- a CDS encoding helix-turn-helix domain-containing protein: MIRMALWELFAGELRRLRSEAGLTQEALGERVSYSASLVAAVEQCRRAPRAEFTERCDDVLDAGGLLVRIRAALVQESLLPWFREWVGIEQEATALRNYEPLVIPGLLQTEEYARALHEGASPLVGEALEQQVAARLARQAVLDQPAPPQFVAVFDHSVLTRPVGGPKVMREQLAHLVEMGRRPRVHLHVVPETVGAHPGLNGAFVLATPADGDDVGYLDNQLHGTIVERTTDVNSLRQTWESVRAEAMPHGATLAAISEAANRWS, from the coding sequence ATGATCCGTATGGCGTTGTGGGAGCTGTTCGCCGGTGAGCTGCGCCGGCTCCGTTCCGAGGCCGGGCTGACGCAGGAGGCGTTGGGCGAGCGGGTGAGCTATTCGGCGTCGCTGGTGGCGGCCGTCGAGCAGTGCCGCCGCGCGCCGCGGGCCGAGTTCACCGAGCGCTGCGACGACGTGCTCGACGCCGGTGGCCTGCTGGTCCGCATCCGGGCCGCGTTGGTGCAGGAGTCGCTGTTGCCGTGGTTCCGCGAGTGGGTGGGCATCGAGCAGGAGGCGACTGCGCTGCGCAATTACGAGCCGCTGGTCATTCCGGGCCTGTTGCAGACCGAGGAGTACGCCCGCGCGCTGCACGAGGGCGCGAGTCCGCTTGTCGGTGAGGCGCTGGAGCAGCAGGTGGCCGCGCGGCTGGCCCGGCAGGCGGTGCTGGATCAGCCCGCGCCGCCGCAGTTCGTGGCCGTGTTCGACCACTCGGTGCTGACCCGACCGGTCGGCGGCCCGAAGGTGATGCGGGAGCAGTTGGCACACCTGGTCGAGATGGGCCGCCGGCCCCGGGTGCACCTGCACGTGGTGCCGGAGACGGTCGGGGCCCATCCGGGGCTCAACGGCGCGTTCGTGCTCGCCACCCCGGCCGACGGCGACGACGTGGGCTATCTCGACAACCAGTTGCACGGCACAATCGTGGAACGGACGACGGACGTGAACTCCCTGCGGCAGACCTGGGAGTCCGTCCGCGCGGAGGCGATGCCGCACGGGGCGACCCTGGCGGCGATCTCGGAGGCGGCGAACCGATGGAGCTGA